Sequence from the Cellulomonas fimi ATCC 484 genome:
CGGCCGTCGACGCGGTCGCGCACGCGCACGAGATCCCGGGCCGCATGGAGCGTGTCGTCGAGCGCGGCGACGGCCTCCCGCTGTGCCTCGTCGACTACGCGCACACGCCCGACGCCCTGGTGCTCGCGCTCGAGGCGGTGCGCCCCATCACGCCCGGCCGGCTGATCCTCGTCTTCGGCTCCGACGGCGACCGGGACCAGGGCAAGCGCCCGATCATGGGCCAGATCGCCGCCCGGCTCGCGGACGTGCTCGTCGTGACCGACGAGAACCCGCGCTCGGAGGACCCCGCCGTCATCCGCGCCGCGATCCTCGAGGGCGTGCGCGCGGAGCGCCCGTCCGGCACCGACGTGCACGAGGCGACGAGCCGCGCCCAGGCCATCCGCGACGCCCTCGCCCTCGCGACCGACCAGGACACGGTCATCGTCACGGGCAAGGGCCACGAACCGACACAGGAGATCGCCGGGGTGTTCCACCGGTACAACGACCGAGACGTCTTCCTCGCCGCCGCCGCGGCGCACACGCCGGACCACGCACGGGCGGAGCAGCACGCGTGATCGCGCTCACCGCGGCCGAGATCGCGGCCGCGACCGGCGGAGTGCTGCGTGCCGAGCCGGACGTCGACCCGCACGGCCTCGTCGTGGCCGGTGCGGTCGTCACCGACTCCCGCGAGGTCGAGCCCGGCGGGCTGTTCGTCGCGCTCCCGGGCGAGCACGTCGACGGGCACGACTACGCGCCGGGCGCCGTCGCGGCGGGAGCCGCGCTCGTCCTCGGCGCGCGGGAGCTCACCGGCGCGGACGGCCGGCTGCTGCCCGTCGTCGTCGTGCCCGACGTCGAGCGGGCCCTGGGGGACCTCGCGCGCGAGGTGCTCGTCCGGCTGCGCGCCGCGTCGCTCGAGCCGGGTGGCCCCGGTCTGCGCGTCGTCGGGATCACCGGCTCCGTCGGCAAGACGACCACCAAGGACCTGCTCGCGCAGCTCTGCGGCTCGGCGGGGCCGACCGTGGCGCCCGTGCGCTCGTTCAACAACGAGATCGGGCTGCCCCTGACGGTGCTCCGCGCCGACGAGAGCACGCGGTTCCTCGTCCTGGAGATGGGCGCGAGCGGACCGGGGCACCTCACCTACCTCACCGACATCGCGCCGCCCGACGTCGCGGTCGTCCTCGTCGTGGGGCACGCGCACCTCGGCGGGTTCGGCGGGATCGAGGCGGTCGCGACCGCCAAGAGCGAGATCGTCCAGGGGCTGCTGCCCGACGGCGTCGCCGTGCTCAACGCCGACGACCCGCGCGTGCTCGCGATGCGCGCGCTCGCGCCCGGGGACGTCGTCACCTTCGGCGCGTCGACCGGCGCGCAGGTGCGCGCGCACGACGTCGTGGTGGACCGGTCCG
This genomic interval carries:
- a CDS encoding UDP-N-acetylmuramoyl-tripeptide--D-alanyl-D-alanine ligase, with protein sequence MIALTAAEIAAATGGVLRAEPDVDPHGLVVAGAVVTDSREVEPGGLFVALPGEHVDGHDYAPGAVAAGAALVLGARELTGADGRLLPVVVVPDVERALGDLAREVLVRLRAASLEPGGPGLRVVGITGSVGKTTTKDLLAQLCGSAGPTVAPVRSFNNEIGLPLTVLRADESTRFLVLEMGASGPGHLTYLTDIAPPDVAVVLVVGHAHLGGFGGIEAVATAKSEIVQGLLPDGVAVLNADDPRVLAMRALAPGDVVTFGASTGAQVRAHDVVVDRSGRARFVLEARDGAGSRTVPVELRLVGEHHVHNALAAAATGLAVGLTLDEVAVGLGAADALSPHRMHVVERPDGVTVIDDSYNANPDSMRAALKALAVLAGRDRRSVAVLGEMLELGDEAREAHDAIGRLVVRLNVGLTVVVGEGARAIRDGANHEGSWGDEVVLADDLETAARFLDEELRPGDVVLVKSSYGAGLWQLGDLLVGEVAQ